The Cherax quadricarinatus isolate ZL_2023a chromosome 53, ASM3850222v1, whole genome shotgun sequence genome includes a region encoding these proteins:
- the LOC128692245 gene encoding uncharacterized protein isoform X2, producing MNIRLTLVLIAAALNNVYQVYSVAVTVPKRGRPVLETHIPELGDNEATMTAGSVFTSHHPTPAADLLSREVAFSVQKVTNTFHAVTRVHFRDVLTNIGGCWDPITSEFVAPYNGGYYFIFHVLGARHSDFT from the exons ATGAATATTCGTTTGACGTTGGTATTAATTGCTGCTGCACTGAATAACGTATACCAGGTTTACTCAGTAGCGGTAACAGTTCCTAAACGTGGTAGACCTGTTCTTGAAACCCATATTCCTGAACTTGGTGACAATGAAGCGACCATGACCGCTGGTTCAGTGTTTACGTCACATCATCCTACGCCTGCAGCTGATCTCTTGAG CCGGGAAGTGGCCTTTAGTGTGCAGAAAGTTACTAACACCTTCCACGCCGTCACTCGCGTTCATTTCAGG GACGTTTTGACTAACATCGGTGGATGCTGGGACCCCATCACCAGTGAGTTCGTGGCTCCCTACAACGGTGGCTACTACTTCATATTTCATGTACTAGGCGCTAGGCACAGCGACTTCAC ATGA
- the LOC128692245 gene encoding cerebellin-2-like isoform X1 codes for MNIRLTLVLIAAALNNVYQVYSVAVTVPKRGRPVLETHIPELGDNEATMTAGSVFTSHHPTPAADLLSREVAFSVQKVTNTFHAVTRVHFRDVLTNIGGCWDPITSEFVAPYNGGYYFIFHVLGARHSDFTMTLMKNGVYQVTAYGTEKTFETASNSAFLELRRLDKIWLMLQQGSIDEHPGNETYNTFAGFLMFPL; via the exons ATGAATATTCGTTTGACGTTGGTATTAATTGCTGCTGCACTGAATAACGTATACCAGGTTTACTCAGTAGCGGTAACAGTTCCTAAACGTGGTAGACCTGTTCTTGAAACCCATATTCCTGAACTTGGTGACAATGAAGCGACCATGACCGCTGGTTCAGTGTTTACGTCACATCATCCTACGCCTGCAGCTGATCTCTTGAG CCGGGAAGTGGCCTTTAGTGTGCAGAAAGTTACTAACACCTTCCACGCCGTCACTCGCGTTCATTTCAGG GACGTTTTGACTAACATCGGTGGATGCTGGGACCCCATCACCAGTGAGTTCGTGGCTCCCTACAACGGTGGCTACTACTTCATATTTCATGTACTAGGCGCTAGGCACAGCGACTTCAC AATGACTCTGATGAAAAATGGGGTGTATCAAGTAACTGCTTACGGCACAGAGAAGACCTTCGAAACTGCATCTAACTCTGCCTTCCTGGAGCTGCGTCGACTAGACAAGATCTGGCTGATGCTGCAGCAAGGCAGCATTGATGAACACCCTGGCAATGAAACCTACAACACATTTGCTGGCTTCCTTATGTTTCCCTTGTAA